In Candidatus Aenigmatarchaeota archaeon, the following are encoded in one genomic region:
- a CDS encoding class I SAM-dependent methyltransferase, whose translation MDRHLKEVSENWDGIWRGHNRSTKLNQKLEKAFFRLFPLPNSSKLIFDNLLGICQSNLQGKNIAECGSGTGLISKQLAKNGANVTLIDISPEAIDLSKKNLYGLKAQFIQASIMSLPLKSNSFDLVWNAGVIEHFKREQQKKAISEMVRIARPGGFVVLFNPCVCGKYYLKMKSIAENKGIWQAGYESPFETLNGLIEKKYPVKEYSIGYWTQFQYGKYHFRNKALQNMWILGFELASKLANPLNKREGYFLVTIVEKS comes from the coding sequence ATGGACCGGCATCTTAAAGAGGTTTCAGAAAACTGGGATGGGATCTGGAGAGGTCATAATAGATCAACAAAGCTAAACCAAAAACTGGAAAAAGCGTTTTTCCGGCTATTTCCGCTACCAAACTCAAGCAAGCTGATTTTTGATAATCTCCTTGGCATCTGCCAAAGTAATCTCCAAGGAAAAAATATTGCCGAGTGCGGCTCAGGAACCGGACTGATATCAAAACAGCTCGCAAAAAACGGGGCAAATGTTACCCTGATAGACATTTCTCCAGAGGCCATAGACCTATCAAAGAAAAATCTCTATGGGCTGAAAGCTCAGTTTATACAGGCATCAATAATGAGCCTTCCTTTGAAGAGCAATAGCTTTGATCTTGTGTGGAACGCAGGAGTAATTGAGCATTTTAAGCGCGAGCAGCAGAAAAAAGCAATAAGCGAGATGGTCAGGATAGCAAGGCCCGGAGGGTTTGTGGTTCTTTTCAACCCCTGCGTTTGCGGAAAATATTATCTTAAGATGAAAAGCATTGCAGAGAATAAGGGAATCTGGCAGGCCGGTTACGAAAGTCCGTTTGAAACCCTGAACGGCCTGATTGAAAAAAAATATCCTGTAAAGGAATATTCTATTGGGTATTGGACGCAGTTTCAGTATGGCAAATACCATTTCAGGAACAAAGCTCTTCAAAACATGTGGATACTTGGGTTTGAACTTGCCAGCAAGCTTGCAAATCCACTTAACAAAAGAGA
- a CDS encoding UDP-N-acetylglucosamine 2-epimerase, which produces MIYITLGSKAQLIKMAPIMVELNKQNIKYRFIFTGQHKETIKELIDVFGLRRPDYTLYKGKDITQVFQMASWSVKCLVHTARNKKKIFPSKNGIVLVHGDAFSALLGAMMAKMSGLKVGYVEAGLRSNDIWNPFPEEITRRIVSRMVDYHFCQDEAAMNNSKKYGGKKINTRHNTLYDALMLAVRNQNKINVDIPGEKYGLVSIHRYENISSEKRLDEIVRSMEELSKNIRLLFILHKPTRERLKKYGIYGRIKKNPNIELRPRYDYFRFIKLVWNAEFVITDGGSNQEECSYLGKPCLLMRSKTERFEGLGKNTVISNYNRNVLMDFVKNYHSFKQVKNHCKKSPSKIIVNAIADFK; this is translated from the coding sequence ATGATTTATATTACCCTAGGAAGCAAGGCCCAGCTCATAAAAATGGCGCCAATAATGGTTGAGCTAAACAAGCAGAATATCAAATATAGGTTTATTTTCACCGGACAGCACAAGGAAACCATAAAAGAGCTAATAGACGTTTTTGGCCTTAGAAGGCCGGATTATACACTCTATAAAGGAAAAGACATTACCCAGGTCTTTCAGATGGCCTCCTGGTCAGTAAAATGCCTTGTCCACACGGCAAGAAACAAAAAAAAGATATTCCCAAGCAAAAATGGAATTGTCCTTGTGCATGGTGACGCCTTCTCCGCGCTTTTAGGCGCGATGATGGCAAAGATGTCAGGCCTCAAAGTAGGATATGTCGAAGCAGGGCTTAGGTCAAACGATATCTGGAACCCTTTCCCGGAAGAGATAACCCGAAGGATTGTTTCAAGAATGGTTGACTATCATTTTTGCCAGGATGAAGCCGCGATGAATAACTCGAAAAAATATGGCGGCAAAAAAATAAACACCCGCCACAACACACTCTATGACGCCCTCATGTTGGCAGTCAGGAACCAAAATAAGATAAATGTGGACATTCCTGGCGAAAAATATGGCCTCGTCTCGATTCACAGGTATGAAAATATTTCAAGCGAAAAAAGGCTTGATGAGATAGTTAGGAGCATGGAAGAGCTGTCCAAAAACATAAGGCTCTTGTTCATACTCCATAAGCCCACTAGGGAAAGGCTCAAAAAATACGGCATTTATGGGAGGATTAAGAAAAATCCAAACATTGAATTAAGGCCGCGCTATGATTATTTCAGGTTCATAAAGCTTGTCTGGAATGCCGAGTTTGTCATAACCGATGGAGGAAGCAACCAGGAGGAATGCTCCTACCTTGGAAAGCCCTGCCTTCTCATGAGAAGCAAGACCGAGAGGTTTGAAGGGCTCGGAAAGAATACGGTAATTTCAAATTACAACCGCAATGTACTTATGGACTTTGTCAAAAATTACCACTCATTCAAGCAAGTAAAAAACCATTGCAAGAAAAGCCCATCAAAGATTATTGTCAATGCAATAGCGGATTTTAAATGA
- a CDS encoding glycosyltransferase family 2 protein, with protein sequence MKLVVMIPAFNEEESIRKVIRAIPRKIEGIDKVEILVIDDGSADDTAKAAKKAGASRIAVHRKNRGVGSAFNTGLENALEMGADIIINTDADGQFSAKDIPRLIEPILKEKTDVVIGSRFLGKNPEMPFMKKAGNLLFSWLTRKISGADLTDTQCGFRAFTREVALRTVLFGKFTYTQEFIIRAANGCFRITEIPIVAEKRKTGKSKVVKTWYLYGLKAISIVLRKYTDTHPILIFGALSLAVFIVALFPFAWAMFYYLQTGHFTGVLGSAMLAGFLFLTSLITLTFGILADMFVRQRILQEDILYRQKLERYGKR encoded by the coding sequence ATGAAGCTTGTAGTGATGATTCCTGCGTTTAACGAGGAAGAATCCATTAGAAAAGTGATCAGAGCGATACCACGCAAAATTGAAGGCATTGATAAGGTTGAAATTTTGGTCATAGATGATGGCTCGGCTGATGATACTGCCAAGGCAGCGAAAAAAGCAGGTGCTAGTAGGATAGCGGTTCACAGAAAAAACCGTGGTGTGGGCTCGGCCTTCAACACTGGCCTTGAAAATGCGCTGGAGATGGGCGCAGACATTATCATAAACACTGACGCTGACGGCCAGTTCAGCGCAAAGGACATTCCGCGGCTGATAGAGCCCATTCTCAAAGAAAAAACCGACGTAGTCATTGGCTCACGGTTTCTTGGCAAGAACCCTGAAATGCCCTTCATGAAAAAAGCAGGAAACCTCCTCTTTTCCTGGCTTACGAGAAAAATCTCCGGGGCAGACCTGACCGACACACAATGCGGCTTTAGGGCGTTCACCAGGGAGGTTGCCCTCAGGACAGTTCTTTTCGGAAAATTCACTTACACTCAGGAGTTCATAATACGTGCAGCCAACGGATGCTTCAGAATAACCGAAATACCAATAGTGGCAGAAAAGAGAAAAACCGGAAAATCAAAAGTGGTAAAAACCTGGTACCTCTACGGCCTCAAGGCAATTTCGATAGTCCTTAGAAAATACACTGACACACACCCAATCCTTATTTTCGGGGCTCTGTCCCTGGCGGTATTTATTGTGGCATTGTTTCCTTTTGCATGGGCCATGTTTTACTACCTGCAGACCGGGCATTTCACAGGAGTGCTTGGCTCAGCAATGCTCGCCGGATTTCTTTTCCTGACATCCCTCATCACCCTAACATTTGGTATACTCGCCGACATGTTTGTCAGGCAGCGGATTTTGCAGGAAGATATTTTGTACCGGCAAAAGCTTGAGAGGTACGGAAAAAGATGA